The following coding sequences lie in one Psychrobacter arenosus genomic window:
- a CDS encoding acetamidase/formamidase family protein produces the protein MKIKTIHEVHHCFDHDIAPLEIISSGDTRRFDIQDASGGLVTRDSKAELMTRLPFDKLNPVCGPLYMEDAEPGDVIEVELLDFEPGGWGWTAIIPGFGLLADEFSSPWLKITEYDSESVYFDNDIVIPFRPFAGTMGLAPAEPGAHSIVPPRHCGGNLDIRDLVPGAKLYLPVQVPGGLFSMGDTHACQGDGEVCGTAVETRMAATATLRLHKGDSIPMPMFDMPAVASDQVNEGYVVTTGVGPDLMTGAKDALRFMIDRLHKKAGMDEEMAYALCSVAGQLKISEVVDQPNWVVSFYMPKAIFKSRSLKIM, from the coding sequence ATGAAAATTAAAACGATTCACGAAGTACATCATTGTTTCGACCATGATATCGCCCCGCTTGAAATCATTAGCTCAGGCGACACGCGACGCTTTGATATTCAGGATGCCAGTGGTGGTCTAGTCACCCGTGATAGTAAAGCTGAGCTGATGACGCGACTGCCTTTTGATAAGCTCAATCCGGTCTGTGGGCCGCTGTATATGGAAGACGCTGAACCCGGTGACGTCATTGAAGTTGAGTTATTAGACTTCGAGCCGGGCGGTTGGGGCTGGACCGCGATCATCCCGGGCTTTGGTTTATTGGCGGACGAGTTTAGCTCGCCGTGGCTGAAGATTACTGAGTATGACAGCGAGTCGGTCTACTTTGATAATGATATCGTGATTCCGTTTCGTCCCTTTGCTGGAACCATGGGGCTAGCCCCTGCTGAGCCGGGAGCCCACTCTATTGTGCCGCCGCGCCATTGTGGGGGTAACTTAGATATTCGTGATTTGGTACCTGGTGCGAAACTTTACTTACCCGTACAAGTACCCGGTGGTCTCTTCAGTATGGGTGATACCCATGCTTGCCAAGGCGATGGTGAGGTTTGCGGTACCGCGGTTGAAACGCGTATGGCTGCTACAGCAACGTTGAGACTGCATAAGGGCGATAGTATCCCTATGCCTATGTTTGATATGCCGGCGGTAGCCAGCGATCAGGTCAATGAAGGCTATGTTGTGACCACCGGCGTAGGCCCAGATTTGATGACGGGGGCCAAAGACGCACTGCGCTTTATGATAGATCGGCTCCATAAAAAAGCCGGTATGGACGAAGAAATGGCCTATGCGCTGTGCAGTGTGGCAGGACAATTAAAAATCAGTGAAGTCGTCGATCAACCCAACTGGGTGGTGTCTTTTTATATGCCTAAAGCTATCTTTAAATCACGTAGCCTGAAAATTATGTAG
- a CDS encoding histidine phosphatase family protein: protein MTMTLYIWRHPKPLAVEGICLGQTDRGVAKRKLKRLANQIHKYTQRHHLPKVIWVSPLQRSLQVGELLAARGFEYHISPELMEVSFGEWDGLPWADIPWHEVDAWCEDFADYQPGNGESVRQLFTRVEQWLGQQMLANEDAPIMVVGHAGWINAAKRIVTGAGVPRVATDWPRSVGYGVLTVLALP, encoded by the coding sequence ATGACCATGACCTTATATATTTGGCGACATCCTAAACCGTTGGCCGTCGAGGGTATTTGTCTGGGTCAAACCGATAGGGGTGTGGCAAAGCGCAAACTCAAACGACTGGCGAATCAAATCCATAAATATACGCAACGCCATCATTTACCCAAAGTCATTTGGGTGAGTCCGTTACAGCGTTCCTTACAGGTTGGAGAGCTATTAGCAGCGCGTGGCTTCGAGTATCATATCTCGCCTGAGTTAATGGAAGTGAGTTTTGGTGAGTGGGATGGGTTGCCTTGGGCTGATATTCCTTGGCATGAGGTTGATGCTTGGTGTGAGGATTTTGCTGACTATCAACCGGGCAATGGCGAGAGCGTGCGGCAGTTATTCACTCGGGTTGAGCAATGGCTTGGTCAGCAGATGTTAGCGAATGAAGATGCACCCATAATGGTAGTAGGGCATGCGGGTTGGATTAATGCGGCGAAGAGGATTGTGACTGGTGCAGGGGTGCCGCGAGTGGCTACGGATTGGCCACGGTCGGTGGGTTATGGGGTGCTTACTGTGTTGGCGTTGCCATGA